A region of Cellulophaga sp. RHA19 DNA encodes the following proteins:
- a CDS encoding 2-oxoglutarate dehydrogenase E1 component translates to MDKYSFLNAAHTSFFATLYDKYLISPDSVEPSWRAFFQGFDFGQETAQEEFSENGPAIEAAMPQSLQKEFKVIKLIDGYRSRGHLFTKTNPVRERRKYTPTLELDNFGLSNEDLSTVFTAGEILGIGAVSLDEIIKHLKSIYCDAIGVEYMYIRKPERVEWIQNWLNVNDNHPRFSADRKKHILKKLNQAVSFESFLHTKYVGQKRFSVEGNESLIPALDAVVERAAEMGVEQFVMGMAHRGRLNVLTNIFGKAAKDIFSEFDGKDYEQEIFDGDVKYHLGWTSERKASNGNKIKMNIAPNPSHLETVGAVVEGIARAKQDAHFPEDFSKVLPIVVHGDAAIAGQGLVYEVVQMANLDGYKTNGTIHIVVNNQIGFTTNYLDARSSTYCTDVAKVTLSPVLHVNADDAEAVVHASLFALEYRMRFNRDVFIDLLGYRKYGHNEGDEPRFTQPKLYKAISKHDNSRDIYAERLLSEGVIEKGFVKELEKEYKASLEEELEDSRKEDKTIITPFMADEWKGFDSVREWEMMKSVDTTFDKDKLTEIAKVITELPGDKKFLRKVEKLVKDRKKMFFETDKLDWAMGELLAYGTLLQEGFGVRMSGQDVERGTFSHRHAVMKVEESEEEIILLNHLSKEQANFQIYNSLLSEYGVVGFDYGYAMASPKTLTVWEAQFGDFSNGAQIMLDQYISAAEDKWKLQNGLVMLLPHGYEGQGAEHSSARMERYLQLCARDNMFIADVSTPAQMFHILRRQMKVNFRKPLIIFTPKSLLRHPKAVSTVEELATGTFQEVIDDTTVNVSKVKSLVFCTGKFYYDLLAEKEAQDRDDVALVRVEQLFPLPAEKMNEIIAKYTNADDVVWAQEEPRNMGAWSHIMMHFANANKLRVASRRFYASPAAGSAVRSKRRHQQVIDYVFDKSKDNMTKR, encoded by the coding sequence ATGGATAAATATTCGTTTTTAAACGCAGCGCATACATCATTTTTTGCGACTTTATATGATAAATACTTAATTAGCCCTGACAGTGTAGAGCCAAGTTGGCGTGCCTTTTTTCAAGGTTTTGACTTTGGTCAAGAAACAGCACAAGAAGAGTTTTCTGAAAACGGACCGGCAATAGAAGCTGCAATGCCACAGTCTTTACAGAAAGAATTTAAAGTAATTAAGTTAATAGATGGGTACAGATCTAGAGGACACTTGTTCACTAAAACAAACCCAGTTCGCGAAAGAAGAAAATACACACCAACATTAGAGTTAGACAATTTTGGATTGTCTAATGAGGACTTAAGTACAGTGTTTACGGCAGGAGAAATCCTGGGTATTGGTGCTGTATCTCTTGATGAGATTATAAAACACTTAAAAAGTATTTATTGTGATGCTATTGGTGTAGAGTATATGTATATCCGTAAACCAGAGAGAGTAGAGTGGATTCAGAACTGGTTAAACGTAAATGATAATCACCCTAGGTTTAGTGCTGATAGAAAAAAGCATATTCTTAAAAAGTTAAATCAAGCTGTTTCTTTTGAGAGTTTTTTGCATACAAAATATGTAGGTCAAAAACGTTTTTCTGTAGAGGGTAATGAGTCTTTAATTCCTGCTTTAGATGCTGTTGTAGAACGTGCTGCAGAAATGGGAGTAGAGCAGTTTGTAATGGGTATGGCTCACCGTGGTAGACTTAATGTGCTTACCAATATTTTTGGTAAGGCAGCTAAAGATATATTTAGTGAGTTTGATGGTAAGGATTACGAGCAAGAAATTTTTGATGGAGATGTTAAATATCACTTAGGATGGACATCTGAGCGTAAGGCTAGTAATGGAAATAAAATAAAAATGAATATTGCGCCAAATCCATCTCACTTAGAGACTGTAGGTGCGGTAGTAGAAGGTATTGCAAGGGCTAAGCAAGATGCTCATTTTCCAGAAGATTTTTCAAAAGTATTACCAATTGTTGTGCACGGGGATGCTGCTATTGCGGGTCAAGGTTTGGTGTATGAAGTAGTGCAAATGGCAAACCTAGACGGGTATAAAACAAATGGTACTATACACATTGTTGTAAATAACCAAATTGGTTTTACTACTAATTATTTAGATGCTAGGTCGTCTACATATTGTACAGATGTTGCTAAAGTAACTTTAAGTCCTGTGCTACATGTAAATGCAGATGATGCAGAGGCTGTAGTACACGCTTCTTTATTTGCATTGGAGTACAGAATGCGTTTTAATAGAGATGTATTTATAGATTTATTAGGATATAGAAAGTACGGGCATAATGAAGGTGATGAACCTCGTTTTACACAGCCTAAATTATACAAAGCAATATCTAAACATGATAACTCTAGAGATATTTACGCAGAGCGTTTGTTATCAGAAGGTGTCATAGAAAAAGGTTTTGTTAAGGAATTAGAAAAAGAATACAAGGCTTCTTTAGAGGAGGAGTTAGAGGATTCTAGAAAAGAAGATAAAACAATCATTACGCCTTTTATGGCTGATGAGTGGAAAGGTTTTGACTCTGTCAGAGAATGGGAGATGATGAAATCTGTTGATACTACTTTTGATAAAGACAAATTAACAGAAATTGCTAAGGTAATAACAGAATTGCCTGGTGATAAAAAGTTCTTGCGTAAGGTTGAAAAGTTGGTAAAAGATCGTAAAAAAATGTTCTTTGAGACTGATAAGTTAGACTGGGCAATGGGTGAGCTTCTGGCTTACGGTACATTGTTGCAAGAAGGTTTTGGTGTTCGTATGTCTGGGCAAGATGTAGAAAGAGGTACTTTTTCTCACCGTCATGCGGTTATGAAAGTCGAAGAAAGTGAAGAAGAGATTATCTTATTAAATCACTTATCTAAAGAGCAAGCTAATTTTCAAATATACAATTCACTATTATCAGAATATGGTGTGGTTGGGTTTGATTATGGTTACGCTATGGCTAGTCCAAAAACACTTACAGTTTGGGAAGCACAATTTGGAGACTTTAGTAATGGTGCTCAAATTATGTTAGATCAATATATATCTGCAGCAGAAGATAAGTGGAAACTTCAAAACGGTTTGGTAATGTTATTGCCACACGGTTATGAAGGTCAAGGTGCAGAGCATTCATCGGCACGTATGGAAAGGTATTTGCAATTGTGTGCTAGAGATAATATGTTTATTGCAGATGTTTCTACGCCAGCACAAATGTTTCATATTTTACGTAGACAAATGAAGGTTAATTTTAGAAAACCTTTAATTATATTTACACCTAAGAGTTTGTTAAGGCATCCAAAAGCAGTTTCTACCGTAGAGGAACTTGCAACCGGAACTTTCCAAGAAGTTATAGATGATACTACTGTAAATGTTAGTAAAGTTAAGTCTCTAGTTTTTTGTACTGGTAAGTTTTATTATGATTTATTGGCAGAAAAGGAAGCTCAAGATAGAGATGATGTTGCTTTGGTAAGAGTGGAGCAGCTGTTCCCGTTACCGGCAGAAAAAATGAACGAGATTATTGCTAAGTATACAAATGCAGATGATGTTGTATGGGCACAAGAAGAACCTAGAAATATGGGGGCTTGGAGTCATATAATGATGCATTTTGCTAACGCTAATAAGCTTAGGGTTGCATCTAGACGTTTTTATGCTTCGCCTGCAGCTGGTAGTGCAGTACGTTCTAAACGTAGACACCAACAAGTAATAGATTATGTCTTTGATAAAAGCAAAGACAATATGACAAAAAGATAA
- a CDS encoding MmcQ/YjbR family DNA-binding protein, producing the protein MNIEDFRAYCLTKKGITEEFPFDERTLVFKVMGKMFALTSLERLPPQVNLKCNPERAVVLREEYDEVIIPGFHMNKKHWNTIEIERVSPVVLKELIDHSYDLVVSKLTKKQQAELEKLEE; encoded by the coding sequence ATGAACATAGAGGACTTTAGGGCGTATTGTTTAACTAAAAAAGGAATTACAGAAGAGTTTCCTTTTGATGAGCGCACTTTGGTTTTTAAGGTTATGGGAAAAATGTTTGCCTTGACTTCTTTAGAGAGATTACCTCCTCAGGTAAACTTAAAGTGTAATCCAGAACGTGCTGTGGTATTGCGTGAAGAGTATGACGAAGTTATTATTCCTGGTTTTCATATGAATAAAAAGCATTGGAATACAATAGAAATAGAGCGTGTTTCTCCTGTAGTGTTAAAAGAATTAATAGATCATTCCTATGACCTGGTAGTATCTAAACTTACCAAAAAACAACAAGCAGAATTAGAAAAATTAGAAGAATAA
- the odhB gene encoding 2-oxoglutarate dehydrogenase complex dihydrolipoyllysine-residue succinyltransferase — MILEMKVPSPGESITEVEIAEWLVQDGDYVEKDQAIAEVDSDKATLELPAEESGIITLKAEEGDAVAVGAVVCLIDTSAAKPEGGAEAPAKEEKKEEAAPKAAAPKPAEAAKTYATGTASPAAKKILSEKGIEASAVKGTGKDGRVTKDDAVKAVPSMGTPTTGGNRGETRSKLSMLRRKVAERLVSAKNETAMLTTFNEVDMSPIFALRSQYKDDFRAKHGVGLGFMSFFTKAVVRALEMYPSVNAMIDGKEMISYDFADISIAVSGPKGLMVPVIRNAENLTFRGVESEVKRLAIRAREGEITVDEMTGGTFTITNGGVFGSMLSTPIINPPQSAILGMHNIVERPIAKNGEVVIAPIMYVALSYDHRIIDGKESVGFLVAVKEALENPEELLMNNDVKKALEM, encoded by the coding sequence ATGATTTTAGAAATGAAAGTCCCTTCACCGGGAGAATCGATAACCGAAGTAGAAATAGCGGAATGGCTAGTGCAAGACGGAGATTATGTAGAGAAAGATCAAGCTATTGCAGAAGTAGATTCTGATAAAGCTACTTTGGAGCTTCCTGCAGAGGAAAGCGGAATAATTACATTAAAAGCAGAAGAGGGTGATGCTGTTGCAGTAGGTGCCGTTGTTTGTTTAATAGATACATCTGCAGCAAAACCAGAAGGTGGTGCAGAAGCACCTGCTAAAGAAGAGAAAAAAGAAGAAGCTGCTCCAAAAGCTGCCGCTCCTAAGCCTGCAGAAGCAGCAAAAACATATGCAACAGGAACAGCGTCTCCTGCAGCAAAGAAAATATTAAGTGAAAAAGGAATAGAGGCATCTGCTGTAAAGGGTACAGGTAAAGATGGTAGAGTTACTAAAGATGATGCTGTAAAAGCAGTACCGTCTATGGGAACACCAACTACTGGTGGTAACCGTGGCGAAACTCGTTCTAAGTTGTCAATGTTACGTCGTAAAGTAGCAGAGCGTTTGGTTTCAGCTAAAAATGAAACAGCAATGCTTACTACATTTAACGAGGTAGATATGTCTCCTATTTTTGCGTTACGTAGTCAGTATAAAGATGACTTTAGAGCTAAGCACGGTGTTGGTTTAGGTTTTATGTCTTTCTTTACTAAGGCGGTTGTCCGTGCATTAGAAATGTATCCTTCTGTAAATGCAATGATAGATGGTAAGGAGATGATTTCTTACGATTTTGCAGATATTAGTATTGCAGTATCTGGCCCAAAAGGGTTAATGGTTCCTGTAATTAGAAATGCAGAAAACTTAACTTTTAGAGGAGTTGAGTCAGAGGTAAAGCGTTTGGCTATTAGAGCTCGTGAAGGTGAAATTACTGTAGATGAAATGACAGGCGGAACATTTACCATTACAAATGGTGGTGTTTTTGGTTCTATGTTATCTACACCAATTATTAACCCTCCGCAGAGTGCTATTTTAGGAATGCACAATATAGTAGAGCGACCAATTGCTAAAAATGGTGAAGTGGTTATTGCTCCTATTATGTATGTAGCTTTATCTTATGATCATAGAATTATTGATGGTAAAGAATCTGTAGGTTTCTTAGTTGCGGTTAAAGAAGCACTAGAAAACCCAGAAGAGTTATTAATGAACAATGATGTTAAGAAAGCATTAGAAATGTAA
- a CDS encoding alpha-ketoglutarate decarboxylase, which translates to MRKNKHFLSKLLILSILITTFTANKAFSQVSTTDSDFWKNVHFGGGLGLSFGNDTFNASVSPSAIYQVNQQFAIGTGLNFNYSKFGDNTLTAYGASALTLFNVIPAIQLSAEFEQLRVNRNFSFDGANISDNYWSPALFLGLGYSSQNVTFGLRYDVLYDDEKSIYTDALMPFIRIYF; encoded by the coding sequence ATGAGAAAAAATAAGCATTTCCTTTCAAAATTATTGATTTTAAGTATCTTGATAACAACTTTTACTGCAAATAAAGCATTTAGTCAAGTTAGCACTACTGATTCTGACTTTTGGAAAAACGTACATTTTGGTGGCGGACTAGGTCTTAGTTTCGGGAACGATACTTTTAATGCCAGTGTTTCTCCTAGTGCAATTTACCAGGTTAACCAGCAATTTGCAATTGGCACCGGTTTAAACTTCAACTACTCTAAGTTTGGAGACAACACACTAACAGCATACGGAGCAAGTGCATTAACGTTATTTAACGTGATACCTGCCATACAATTATCTGCAGAGTTTGAACAACTGCGTGTTAACCGTAATTTTAGTTTTGATGGGGCTAACATTTCAGACAACTACTGGAGTCCTGCACTATTTTTAGGCTTAGGATACTCTAGCCAAAATGTTACTTTTGGTTTGCGTTATGATGTGTTGTATGATGACGAAAAAAGTATTTATACAGATGCTCTAATGCCTTTTATAAGGATTTATTTCTAA
- a CDS encoding DUF4230 domain-containing protein, with product MDSLIEVFLGLILGAILMYWVYSFFRTKKTKEVTHTQSTVLLEKIKRVCKLISVEGDFAEVYQYHNTKEHFMSLVSSKKKALVIINAKVQIGYDLKKILLNADDVKKKIVLTNFPEPEVLSVSPELQFYDIKNGLFNSFSPEDLTNVNKEAKEHILHKIPVSGLMDTARKEAIEAILLIETIVQTIGWSLDYSALKIENKQEVKHIEKEINK from the coding sequence ATGGATAGTTTAATAGAGGTTTTTTTAGGGTTAATTTTGGGTGCTATACTTATGTATTGGGTGTACTCTTTTTTTAGAACTAAAAAAACAAAAGAAGTTACGCATACACAGTCCACTGTTTTATTAGAAAAGATAAAAAGGGTTTGCAAGTTAATTTCTGTAGAAGGAGATTTTGCAGAGGTGTATCAGTACCATAATACCAAGGAGCATTTTATGAGCTTGGTGAGTAGTAAAAAAAAGGCATTAGTAATTATTAATGCTAAGGTTCAAATTGGGTACGACTTAAAAAAGATTCTTTTAAATGCAGATGATGTAAAAAAGAAAATTGTGCTTACAAATTTTCCAGAACCAGAAGTGTTGTCTGTTTCTCCAGAGCTTCAGTTTTATGATATTAAAAACGGATTATTTAACTCGTTTTCACCTGAAGATTTAACTAATGTTAATAAGGAAGCTAAAGAACATATTTTACACAAAATACCTGTGAGCGGATTGATGGATACTGCGCGTAAAGAAGCTATAGAAGCTATTCTTTTGATAGAGACAATAGTGCAAACTATTGGTTGGTCTTTAGATTATTCTGCTTTAAAAATAGAAAACAAGCAAGAGGTTAAGCATATAGAAAAAGAGATAAATAAGTAA
- a CDS encoding MutS-related protein, with product MKELIEFYTQNITTYKEESSKVKSKLLVSSLLRLAVFLLAGFGIYFFMGNSKAIMAVILGAIIGFVFLVSRHSDLQYGYHKFLALIKINEIEIDVLHRKFHNLPDGEEFADPLHFYSQDIDLFGKGSFYQFSNRTALEQGSEELAKQFTANNIDDIEAKQEAVKELASKPKWRQEFAAIATLVKAEVSYKTIVAWMQKHTAFVPVFMKFVPTVFTVVSVALFVLYFLGFISGFLIAGWFFMGLLITGTYFKKVSKLAADMGKIQSTFQQYQKLIVEIENVEFTSNLLKEKRELIVKNSKKTSAVLHEFSRILGALDQRNNMIFGFLGNGFLLWDIHQSYKIEQWIKAYGSSVEEWFNVIAFFDAYNSLGNFAYNNANYVYPNINNNGKVLLVKNAAHPLLDPTKSVKNDIDINNAEFFIVTGANMAGKSTFLRTVSLQIVMANMGLPICGAAAEYSPIKLITSMRTTDSLTDDESYFFSELKRLKFIVDEIQNDRYFIVLDEILKGTNSTDKAIGSRKFVEKLVASQSTGIIATHDLSLCKAADELPGVKNHYFDAEIIDNELHFDYKFKDGICKNMNASFLLKKMQIVD from the coding sequence ATGAAAGAGCTTATCGAATTTTATACTCAAAATATCACTACATATAAAGAGGAGTCCTCAAAAGTAAAATCTAAATTGTTAGTTTCTAGCTTACTTAGGTTGGCTGTTTTTTTATTAGCAGGTTTTGGTATTTACTTTTTTATGGGTAATTCTAAAGCTATTATGGCTGTTATTTTAGGAGCTATAATTGGTTTTGTTTTTTTAGTTTCTAGGCATTCAGACTTACAATACGGTTATCATAAATTTTTAGCTCTTATTAAGATTAACGAGATAGAGATAGATGTTTTGCATCGTAAGTTTCATAATCTTCCGGATGGAGAAGAGTTTGCAGATCCACTTCATTTTTATAGTCAAGATATAGATTTGTTTGGTAAAGGATCTTTTTATCAATTTAGCAATAGAACAGCTTTGGAGCAAGGTAGTGAGGAGTTGGCTAAACAGTTTACGGCTAATAATATTGATGATATAGAGGCCAAGCAAGAAGCGGTTAAAGAATTGGCTTCTAAGCCTAAATGGAGGCAAGAATTTGCAGCTATTGCAACGCTTGTAAAAGCTGAGGTGTCTTATAAAACTATTGTGGCGTGGATGCAAAAACATACAGCTTTTGTTCCTGTGTTTATGAAGTTTGTTCCAACAGTATTTACTGTAGTAAGTGTTGCGCTTTTTGTTTTGTATTTTTTGGGTTTTATATCTGGTTTTTTAATAGCGGGTTGGTTTTTTATGGGCTTGTTAATTACGGGTACTTATTTTAAAAAAGTAAGTAAGTTGGCTGCAGATATGGGTAAAATTCAAAGTACTTTTCAGCAGTATCAAAAACTAATTGTAGAGATAGAAAATGTTGAGTTTACGTCTAATCTACTAAAAGAAAAAAGAGAGCTTATTGTAAAAAACAGTAAAAAAACTTCTGCTGTTTTACACGAGTTTTCAAGGATTTTAGGAGCTTTAGATCAACGTAATAATATGATTTTTGGCTTTTTGGGTAACGGTTTTTTATTATGGGATATTCATCAATCTTATAAGATAGAACAATGGATAAAAGCATACGGGTCTTCTGTAGAAGAGTGGTTTAACGTTATTGCTTTTTTTGATGCGTATAATAGCTTGGGTAATTTTGCTTATAATAATGCAAATTATGTGTATCCAAATATTAATAATAACGGTAAAGTGTTATTGGTTAAAAACGCAGCACATCCATTGCTAGATCCTACTAAAAGTGTTAAAAACGATATAGATATAAATAATGCAGAGTTTTTTATAGTAACTGGTGCTAATATGGCTGGTAAAAGTACGTTTTTGCGTACAGTTTCATTACAAATTGTTATGGCTAATATGGGTTTGCCAATATGTGGTGCGGCAGCGGAATATTCTCCTATAAAATTAATTACAAGTATGCGTACAACAGACTCATTAACAGATGATGAGTCGTACTTTTTTTCTGAGTTGAAACGATTAAAATTTATTGTTGATGAAATACAAAACGATCGCTATTTTATTGTTTTAGATGAAATTTTAAAAGGAACAAATAGTACAGATAAAGCTATTGGTTCTCGTAAATTTGTAGAGAAGTTGGTAGCATCACAATCTACCGGAATTATAGCTACTCACGATCTTAGTTTGTGTAAGGCTGCGGATGAGTTGCCAGGGGTTAAAAATCATTATTTTGATGCAGAAATTATAGATAATGAACTGCATTTTGATTATAAGTTTAAAGACGGTATTTGTAAAAATATGAATGCATCGTTCTTACTTAAAAAAATGCAAATAGTAGATTAG
- a CDS encoding cyclase family protein, whose protein sequence is MKAVITVRTKKYSINLNDALDISMPLKGNESNVNAWYVGAPVIEPHTDGDFVGLVSEGSSVNFKNISFNPHAHGTHTECAGHITEKFMSVNQKLKQFFFLAEVITIAPEKMGDDFVISKKQLQYALGKKKREAVVIRTIPNLSDKINAQYSNTNPPYMLEEGAAFLKEKGVEHLLIDLPSVDKEKDNGLLVSHRAFWNFSGKIRENATITEFIYVANTIEDGTYFLNLQVAPFENDASPSRPVLYKIEE, encoded by the coding sequence ATGAAGGCAGTTATTACGGTAAGAACAAAAAAATATTCAATAAATTTAAATGATGCGTTAGATATTAGTATGCCCTTAAAAGGTAATGAGTCTAATGTAAACGCTTGGTATGTTGGTGCGCCAGTTATAGAGCCACATACAGATGGTGATTTTGTTGGTTTGGTAAGCGAGGGTTCATCTGTAAACTTTAAAAATATAAGTTTTAATCCGCATGCGCACGGTACGCATACAGAATGTGCGGGTCATATTACAGAAAAATTTATGTCTGTAAATCAAAAATTAAAACAATTTTTCTTTTTAGCAGAGGTTATTACTATAGCTCCAGAAAAAATGGGAGACGATTTTGTAATTTCTAAAAAGCAATTGCAATATGCTTTGGGTAAAAAAAAGCGAGAGGCAGTTGTAATACGTACAATTCCTAATTTGTCAGATAAAATTAACGCGCAGTACTCTAATACAAACCCGCCTTATATGTTAGAAGAAGGAGCTGCGTTTTTAAAGGAAAAAGGAGTAGAGCATTTACTTATAGATTTGCCTTCTGTAGACAAGGAAAAAGATAATGGACTATTGGTTTCGCACAGGGCTTTTTGGAACTTTAGTGGTAAAATTAGGGAGAATGCTACTATAACAGAATTTATATATGTTGCTAATACTATAGAGGATGGTACATATTTTTTAAATTTGCAAGTAGCTCCTTTTGAGAATGATGCAAGCCCTAGTAGGCCAGTTTTGTATAAAATTGAAGAGTAG
- the ruvC gene encoding crossover junction endodeoxyribonuclease RuvC, with protein MSKERIILGVDPGTTIMGFGIIKVVGKKMEFLQMNELLLQKYKDPYTKLKLIFERTIELIDTYHPDEMALEAPFYGKNVQSMLKLGRAQGVAMAAGLSRQLTVTEYMPKKIKMAITGNGNASKEQVAGMLQNMLGLKELPKNLDATDGLAAAVCHYYNSNKIDTGKSYSGWDSFVKQNQSRVKK; from the coding sequence GTGTCTAAAGAGAGAATTATTTTAGGAGTAGATCCTGGAACTACAATTATGGGTTTTGGCATCATAAAAGTGGTAGGAAAAAAAATGGAATTTTTGCAAATGAATGAGCTTTTATTGCAAAAATATAAGGATCCGTACACTAAATTAAAACTTATTTTTGAGCGTACCATAGAGCTTATTGATACGTATCACCCAGATGAAATGGCTTTAGAGGCTCCGTTTTATGGTAAAAATGTACAGTCAATGCTAAAGTTGGGTCGCGCACAAGGAGTTGCTATGGCGGCAGGTTTGTCTAGGCAATTAACGGTAACAGAGTATATGCCCAAAAAAATAAAAATGGCAATAACAGGTAATGGTAATGCTAGTAAAGAGCAAGTGGCTGGTATGTTGCAAAATATGTTGGGATTAAAAGAATTACCTAAAAATTTAGATGCTACAGATGGTTTGGCAGCTGCGGTTTGTCATTATTACAATAGCAATAAAATAGATACTGGTAAAAGTTATTCTGGTTGGGATTCTTTTGTGAAGCAAAACCAAAGCAGAGTAAAAAAATAA
- the hemW gene encoding radical SAM family heme chaperone HemW yields MAGIYIHIPFCKQACHYCDFHFSTTMGKKEEMLQAISKELILRKSEFANTNVETIYFGGGTPSVLDTEEINQLIKTVYANYNVIGNPEITLEANPDDLSTLKIEQLAASKVNRLSIGVQSFFEDDLKLMNRAHNANEAEDCIIEATRHFSNITIDLIYGIPGMSNNKWKQNIDKALSFGLPHISSYALTVEPKTALEKFIKKGEIAPVKDSVAQEHHKILVKELAKEGFVNYEFSNFGKPDYFSKNNTAYWLGKKYLGVGPSAHSFNGESRSWNVSNNPKYIKAIALNDLPKEVEELSVVDRYNEYVMTGLRTIWGVSLQKVEEDFGLKYVVYLEKEANKKIEKGLLQLKNNTLLVTAKGKFLSDGIAADLFIVNL; encoded by the coding sequence ATGGCTGGTATTTATATTCATATTCCTTTTTGTAAACAAGCTTGCCATTATTGTGATTTTCATTTTTCTACCACAATGGGTAAAAAGGAGGAAATGCTTCAGGCAATTTCTAAAGAACTTATTTTACGCAAAAGCGAGTTTGCAAATACTAACGTAGAGACTATTTATTTTGGTGGAGGTACACCGTCTGTTTTAGATACAGAAGAAATAAATCAACTTATAAAAACAGTTTATGCTAATTACAATGTTATTGGTAATCCAGAGATAACTTTAGAGGCTAATCCGGATGATTTATCAACCTTAAAAATTGAACAATTAGCAGCTTCTAAGGTAAATAGACTTAGTATTGGAGTGCAGTCTTTTTTTGAAGATGATTTAAAACTGATGAATAGGGCGCATAATGCTAACGAAGCAGAAGATTGTATAATTGAAGCGACAAGGCATTTTTCTAATATTACTATAGATTTAATTTACGGTATTCCTGGGATGAGTAATAATAAGTGGAAGCAAAATATAGATAAAGCTCTGTCTTTTGGTTTGCCACATATCTCTAGTTATGCGCTAACGGTAGAGCCTAAAACAGCCTTGGAGAAATTTATAAAAAAGGGAGAAATAGCACCAGTTAAAGATAGTGTTGCCCAAGAGCACCATAAAATATTGGTAAAAGAATTGGCTAAAGAGGGTTTTGTAAATTATGAGTTTTCTAACTTTGGAAAACCAGACTATTTTTCTAAAAATAATACTGCATATTGGTTGGGTAAAAAATATTTAGGTGTTGGCCCGTCTGCACATTCTTTTAATGGGGAAAGTAGAAGTTGGAATGTGAGTAATAATCCTAAATATATTAAAGCCATTGCTTTAAATGATTTGCCTAAAGAAGTAGAAGAATTGTCTGTTGTAGATAGGTATAATGAGTATGTTATGACCGGTTTGCGAACGATTTGGGGAGTTTCTCTGCAAAAGGTAGAGGAAGATTTTGGGTTAAAATATGTGGTTTATTTAGAAAAAGAAGCAAATAAAAAAATTGAAAAAGGTTTGTTGCAACTTAAAAACAATACGCTTTTAGTAACAGCAAAAGGTAAATTTTTAAGTGATGGTATAGCAGCAGATTTATTTATTGTTAACTTATAA
- a CDS encoding Dabb family protein, with product MKVDSNNFEPTFVHNVYFWLKNPNSEDDKKVFKTSLRKFLDASKYANTNFIGVAPNATRDVVDGSFTFSLLVSFTSVENQQKYQDEEAHLTFIEESAHLWDKVVVYDSTTI from the coding sequence ATGAAGGTTGATAGTAATAATTTTGAGCCAACATTTGTGCATAACGTATATTTTTGGTTAAAAAATCCAAATAGTGAAGATGATAAAAAAGTATTTAAAACGTCTTTACGTAAGTTTTTAGATGCTTCAAAATATGCAAACACTAATTTTATTGGGGTGGCACCAAATGCAACAAGAGATGTTGTAGATGGTAGTTTTACTTTTAGTTTATTAGTGTCTTTTACATCGGTAGAAAATCAACAAAAATACCAAGATGAAGAGGCTCACTTAACTTTTATAGAGGAGTCTGCTCATTTGTGGGATAAGGTTGTTGTGTATGATTCTACAACAATTTAA